In Kryptolebias marmoratus isolate JLee-2015 linkage group LG11, ASM164957v2, whole genome shotgun sequence, the following proteins share a genomic window:
- the ice2 gene encoding little elongation complex subunit 2 isoform X1 has product MELVWDDEPVPDGPFFTRDLYDKYSLAPHIRDLWAFLQSPAESVDIKQDCDGAAEAAGSPNIKGAAKLKGNSCISGGSQVSCWESCDSDAPSSDGEGTEDRKGGGKSKKMRTDTAVDVPYPEPRLPFPCMSSLTGREQKTHVGYLTSKRARSPLQSLKTRLNNEVTQFTMYLQDVAKMCADDYSVIPQGAMQYTEEFFRVYLEWIKTLPQFYQIHEMTSLTGGTFNPGLVLTFEKQLLMMGSVSITDHKIVPADAQLASDYQSVSSLNPPAKKARDMHAMISDDGNAEKLCSFYEPHVCLNRDALVRLLDNHGPDFGEQWELPVAVKVNPGKGSSKTKTVYINSPLLKTEMTLRERSHIYHEESLKLSIMKNGSVNVSHLTTERPPSEQQTSPEGSKRKCVSAEGNGLDFEADLTDLETFGETSKMSQTKKMKTQQDEGDKSKKVSSSSVVTRSRSSGEHHNANSSSREDMNTEGPVTESSLPGDGKAIPPKTKQVGSDKEEEEDRAFTGDSDDEKLIIDDSAASAATLTKPNELQTTRCSADTPCISAPESTPVNTDPSSPHKGTKTRRQTKTAKSSGDQLGDILRMQTAMFKSANDTPATAARSPSRCVGLLPSSHPTSLVKPCVTSYLERHQNEDGEACTPLRDSACSTEHKKILSEDLQACAEDEQDYEAPAEGSLLYKLYSLQELLLLIRSSVSLTHTRNVGNSPNQHVPVHVVPKLEYQLSYGVECLTSSEACQLWTETLLHSSTVSYIAHISAHTSKVALLRKLPDDWKQNVSCGFKPSKSLNILHHLLKKLTGLEEGRYLLAHKAGEPFVTILKAANGKVSRGAYDLQQVHSSVPQPPDSGLVPWIPVDPAVVLPFHQKHGRVPCTFPPKPFPKTGKQHANKPGAGQNNQNAQGNKKKDKRSAKRNKYMTKLIQKSV; this is encoded by the exons ATGGAGTTAGTATG GGATGATGAGCCAGTCCCCGATGGTCCTTTCTTTACCAGAGACCTTTATGACAAATACTCACTTGCACCCCATATAAGAGATCTTTGGGCCTTTCTTCAAAG TCCTGCAGAGAGTGTCGACATAAAACAAGACTGTGATGGGGCTGCAGAAGCCGCCGGCTCGCCGAACATAAAAGGTGCCGCGAAGTTGAAAGGCAACAGTTGCATCAGCGGTGGCAGCCAAGTGTCCTGTTGGGAGAGCTGTGATAGCGATGCTCCGTCTTCAGACGGTGAGGGCACAGAGGACCGAAAGGGAGGCGGAAAATCTAAAAAGATGCGGACTGACACCGCGGTGGATGTTCCTTATCCTGAGCCGAGGTTGCCCTTCCCCTGTATGTCCAGCCTGACCGGTCgagaacagaaaacacacgTTGGCTATTTGACGAGTAAAAGAGCCAGGAGTCCTCTGCAG agtttaaaaacacGTTTAAATAACGAAGTGACGCAGTTCACGATGTACCTGCAAGACGTCGCTAAAATGTGCGCTGACGACTACAGCGTCATACCACAGGGAGCTATGCAGTACACAGAG GAATTCTTTAGGGTTTATTTAGAGTGGATTAAGACTCTGCCTCAGTTCTACCAAATCCATGAGATGACCAGTCTGACAGGGGGAACGTTTAATCCCGGGCTGGTGCTGACCTTCGAGAAGCAGCTGCTAATGATG GGCAGTGTGAGTATAACAGACCATAAGATAGTGCCTGCTGATGCGCAGCTTGCATCGGATTATCAGAGTGTTTCATCACTGAATCCTCCAGCTAAAAAAGCCAGAGACATGCATGCT ATGATCAGTGACGATGGGAATGCAGAGAAACTGTGTTCTTTTTATGAGCCTCACGTGTGCCTGAACCGTGACGCTTTGGTCAGGCTTCTGGACAACCACGGCCCTGACTTTGGCGAGCAATGGGAGCTGCCTGTTGCGGTCAAGGTGAACCCAGGGAAAG GCAGCAGTAAGACGAAGACGGTGTACATCAACTCCCCCCTTCTGAAGACAGAGATGACACTTAGAGAGAGGAGTCACATCTATCATGAGGAAAGTTTGAAGCTGTCCATCATGAAGAACGGAAGTGTAAATGTCTCCCATTTGACGACAGAGCGTCCCCCGTCCGAGCAGCAGACCTCACCC GAGGGTTCCAAGAGaaagtgtgtgtctgcagaagGCAACGGCCTGGACTTTGAGGCAGACCTCACTGATTTAGAAACATTTGGAGAGACTTCTAAGATGTCCCAGACAAAGAAGATGAAGACTCAACAGGATGAAGgggataaaagtaaaaaagtttcAAGTTCCTCAGTTGTAACGAGGTCCAGAAGTTCCGGTGAGCATCACAATGCTAACAGCAGCTCACGGGAAGATATGAACACAGAGGGTCCCGTAACAGAATCAAGTCTGCCTGGTGATGGTAAGGCCATTCcaccaaagacaaaacaagtggGCTCTgacaaagaagaggaagaagatcgAGCCTTTACTGGGGATTCTGACGATGAGAAGCTCATCATTGATGATTCTGCAGCTTCGGCCGCAACACTGACAAAACCCAATGAGCTTCAGACTACAAGATGCTCTGCAGACACCCCATGTATCTCTGCCCCTGAGTCCACCCCTGTAAATACAGACCCATCCTCCCCTCATAAGGGTACAAAGACCAGAAGACAAACCAAAACGGCAAAGTCCTCTGGGGACCAACTAGGTGACATCCTGCGCATGCAAACAGCCATGTTCAAGTCTGCCAATGACACGCCTGCTACCGCTGCTAGATCACCAAGTCGTTGTGTGGGACTCTTGCCAAGCTCTCATCCAACGTCGCTGGTTAAACCATGTGTAACCTCCTACTTGGAAAGGCACCAGAATGAGGATGGCGAGGCGTGTACTCCTCTTCGTGACTCTGCATGCTCCACAGAGCACAAAA AAATACTTTCAGAAGACCTGCAGGCTTGTGCAGAGGATGAACAAGACTACGAAGCTCCAGCTGAGGGCAGCCTGCTCTACAAGCTTTACAGTCTGCAGGAGTTGTTACTCCTGATTCGCAGTTCTGTGTCTCTGACCCACACAAGAAATGTGGGCAACAGCCCGAACCAG CATGTGCCAGTGCATGTTGTGCCTAAGCTGGAGTACCAACTTTCTTATGGAGTGGAATGTCTGACCAGCAGCGAGGCGTGCCAGCTGTGGACAGAGACGTTGCTTCACTCCAGCACAGTGTCTTACATAG CTCACATTAGTGCGCACACATCAAAAGTGGCTCTGCTGAGAAAGCTGCCTGACGACTGGAAGCAGAACGTCTCCTGCGGCTTCAA ACCTTCCAAGTCACTGAATATTCTACACCACTTACTGAAAAAGCTAACTGG gCTAGAGGAAGGACGGTACCTGCTTGCGCACAAAGCTGGAGAACCGTTTGTGACCATTTTGAAAGCAGCGAATGGAAAAGTGAGTCGGGGGGCGTACGACCTGCAGCAGGTCCACAGCTCTGTTCCACAGCCCCCCGACTCCGGCCTCGTGCCTTGGATACCTGTAGATCCAGCTGTGGTCCTCCCCTTCCACCAGAAACACGGCCGGGTTCCCTGCACCTTCCCACCAAAACCTTTCCCAAAG ACAGGAAAACAGCATGCGAACAAGCCTGGAGCTGGCCAGAACAACCAGAATGCACAAGGCAACAAGAAGAAGGACAAGCGTTCAGCCAAACGTAACAAATATATGACGAAGCTCATTCAGAAGTCTGTTTAA
- the ice2 gene encoding little elongation complex subunit 2 isoform X2, whose product MELVWDDEPVPDGPFFTRDLYDKYSLAPHIRDLWAFLQSPAESVDIKQDCDGAAEAAGSPNIKGAAKLKGNSCISGGSQVSCWESCDSDAPSSDGEGTEDRKGGGKSKKMRTDTAVDVPYPEPRLPFPCMSSLTGREQKTHVGYLTSKRARSPLQSLKTRLNNEVTQFTMYLQDVAKMCADDYSVIPQGAMQYTEEFFRVYLEWIKTLPQFYQIHEMTSLTGGTFNPGLVLTFEKQLLMMGSVSITDHKIVPADAQLASDYQSVSSLNPPAKKARDMHAMISDDGNAEKLCSFYEPHVCLNRDALVRLLDNHGPDFGEQWELPVAVKVNPGKGSSKTKTVYINSPLLKTEMTLRERSHIYHEESLKLSIMKNGSVNVSHLTTERPPSEQQTSPEGSKRKCVSAEGNGLDFEADLTDLETFGETSKMSQTKKMKTQQDEGDKSKKVSSSSVVTRSRSSGEHHNANSSSREDMNTEGPVTESSLPGDGKAIPPKTKQVGSDKEEEEDRAFTGDSDDEKLIIDDSAASAATLTKPNELQTTRCSADTPCISAPESTPVNTDPSSPHKGTKTRRQTKTAKSSGDQLGDILRMQTAMFKSANDTPATAARSPSRCVGLLPSSHPTSLVKPCVTSYLERHQNEDGEACTPLRDSACSTEHKKILSEDLQACAEDEQDYEAPAEGSLLYKLYSLQELLLLIRSSVSLTHTRNVGNSPNQHVPVHVVPKLEYQLSYGVECLTSSEACQLWTETLLHSSTVSYIAHISAHTSKVALLRKLPDDWKQNVSCGFKPSKSLNILHHLLKKLTGLEEGRYLLAHKAGEPFVTILKAANGKVSRGAYDLQQVHSSVPQPPDSGLVPWIPVDPAVVLPFHQKHGRVPCTFPPKPFPKTGKQHANKPGAGQNNQNAQGNKKKDKRSAKR is encoded by the exons ATGGAGTTAGTATG GGATGATGAGCCAGTCCCCGATGGTCCTTTCTTTACCAGAGACCTTTATGACAAATACTCACTTGCACCCCATATAAGAGATCTTTGGGCCTTTCTTCAAAG TCCTGCAGAGAGTGTCGACATAAAACAAGACTGTGATGGGGCTGCAGAAGCCGCCGGCTCGCCGAACATAAAAGGTGCCGCGAAGTTGAAAGGCAACAGTTGCATCAGCGGTGGCAGCCAAGTGTCCTGTTGGGAGAGCTGTGATAGCGATGCTCCGTCTTCAGACGGTGAGGGCACAGAGGACCGAAAGGGAGGCGGAAAATCTAAAAAGATGCGGACTGACACCGCGGTGGATGTTCCTTATCCTGAGCCGAGGTTGCCCTTCCCCTGTATGTCCAGCCTGACCGGTCgagaacagaaaacacacgTTGGCTATTTGACGAGTAAAAGAGCCAGGAGTCCTCTGCAG agtttaaaaacacGTTTAAATAACGAAGTGACGCAGTTCACGATGTACCTGCAAGACGTCGCTAAAATGTGCGCTGACGACTACAGCGTCATACCACAGGGAGCTATGCAGTACACAGAG GAATTCTTTAGGGTTTATTTAGAGTGGATTAAGACTCTGCCTCAGTTCTACCAAATCCATGAGATGACCAGTCTGACAGGGGGAACGTTTAATCCCGGGCTGGTGCTGACCTTCGAGAAGCAGCTGCTAATGATG GGCAGTGTGAGTATAACAGACCATAAGATAGTGCCTGCTGATGCGCAGCTTGCATCGGATTATCAGAGTGTTTCATCACTGAATCCTCCAGCTAAAAAAGCCAGAGACATGCATGCT ATGATCAGTGACGATGGGAATGCAGAGAAACTGTGTTCTTTTTATGAGCCTCACGTGTGCCTGAACCGTGACGCTTTGGTCAGGCTTCTGGACAACCACGGCCCTGACTTTGGCGAGCAATGGGAGCTGCCTGTTGCGGTCAAGGTGAACCCAGGGAAAG GCAGCAGTAAGACGAAGACGGTGTACATCAACTCCCCCCTTCTGAAGACAGAGATGACACTTAGAGAGAGGAGTCACATCTATCATGAGGAAAGTTTGAAGCTGTCCATCATGAAGAACGGAAGTGTAAATGTCTCCCATTTGACGACAGAGCGTCCCCCGTCCGAGCAGCAGACCTCACCC GAGGGTTCCAAGAGaaagtgtgtgtctgcagaagGCAACGGCCTGGACTTTGAGGCAGACCTCACTGATTTAGAAACATTTGGAGAGACTTCTAAGATGTCCCAGACAAAGAAGATGAAGACTCAACAGGATGAAGgggataaaagtaaaaaagtttcAAGTTCCTCAGTTGTAACGAGGTCCAGAAGTTCCGGTGAGCATCACAATGCTAACAGCAGCTCACGGGAAGATATGAACACAGAGGGTCCCGTAACAGAATCAAGTCTGCCTGGTGATGGTAAGGCCATTCcaccaaagacaaaacaagtggGCTCTgacaaagaagaggaagaagatcgAGCCTTTACTGGGGATTCTGACGATGAGAAGCTCATCATTGATGATTCTGCAGCTTCGGCCGCAACACTGACAAAACCCAATGAGCTTCAGACTACAAGATGCTCTGCAGACACCCCATGTATCTCTGCCCCTGAGTCCACCCCTGTAAATACAGACCCATCCTCCCCTCATAAGGGTACAAAGACCAGAAGACAAACCAAAACGGCAAAGTCCTCTGGGGACCAACTAGGTGACATCCTGCGCATGCAAACAGCCATGTTCAAGTCTGCCAATGACACGCCTGCTACCGCTGCTAGATCACCAAGTCGTTGTGTGGGACTCTTGCCAAGCTCTCATCCAACGTCGCTGGTTAAACCATGTGTAACCTCCTACTTGGAAAGGCACCAGAATGAGGATGGCGAGGCGTGTACTCCTCTTCGTGACTCTGCATGCTCCACAGAGCACAAAA AAATACTTTCAGAAGACCTGCAGGCTTGTGCAGAGGATGAACAAGACTACGAAGCTCCAGCTGAGGGCAGCCTGCTCTACAAGCTTTACAGTCTGCAGGAGTTGTTACTCCTGATTCGCAGTTCTGTGTCTCTGACCCACACAAGAAATGTGGGCAACAGCCCGAACCAG CATGTGCCAGTGCATGTTGTGCCTAAGCTGGAGTACCAACTTTCTTATGGAGTGGAATGTCTGACCAGCAGCGAGGCGTGCCAGCTGTGGACAGAGACGTTGCTTCACTCCAGCACAGTGTCTTACATAG CTCACATTAGTGCGCACACATCAAAAGTGGCTCTGCTGAGAAAGCTGCCTGACGACTGGAAGCAGAACGTCTCCTGCGGCTTCAA ACCTTCCAAGTCACTGAATATTCTACACCACTTACTGAAAAAGCTAACTGG gCTAGAGGAAGGACGGTACCTGCTTGCGCACAAAGCTGGAGAACCGTTTGTGACCATTTTGAAAGCAGCGAATGGAAAAGTGAGTCGGGGGGCGTACGACCTGCAGCAGGTCCACAGCTCTGTTCCACAGCCCCCCGACTCCGGCCTCGTGCCTTGGATACCTGTAGATCCAGCTGTGGTCCTCCCCTTCCACCAGAAACACGGCCGGGTTCCCTGCACCTTCCCACCAAAACCTTTCCCAAAG ACAGGAAAACAGCATGCGAACAAGCCTGGAGCTGGCCAGAACAACCAGAATGCACAAGGCAACAAGAAGAAGGACAAGCGTTCAGCCAAAC GTTAG
- the LOC108230218 gene encoding annexin A2-like, whose product MALVSEFLGQLSLNIGTESKYPTVVPALDFDPDRDASRIETAIKTKGVDEQTIIDILTKRTYSQRREIAFAYEKRAKKDMITALKGALSGSLEAVILGLMKSPVQYDASVIRGSIQGLGTDEDTLIELLCSRSNTELMEIKSVYKELFKKDLEKDVAGDTSGNFAKLLLALVQTKRAEPSAIVDFEKIDSDARALYEAGVKRKGTDVNTWISIMSERSVPHLRKVFERYRSYSPYDMQESIVKEVKGDLQNAFLVLVRCIENKQQYFATRLQEAMKGKGAKEKMLTRVIVSRCEVDLKKICAEFKANSGQSLQQAITEHTKGDYQKALLSICGPEQ is encoded by the exons atggctcTTGTGTCGGAGTTCCTGGGACAGCTGTCTCTCAATATTGGG ACCGAATCCAAGTACCCCACGGTGGTACCCGCCTTGGACTTTGACCCAGACCGAGACGCCAGCAGAATAGAGACTGCCATCAAAACCAAAG GAGTGGACGAGCAGACCATCATTGACATCCTAACTAAGAGGACCTACTCTCAAAGGAGAGAAATCGCTTTTGCATATGAAAAGAGGGCGAAGAAG GACATGATCACAGCTCTGAAGGGAGCGTTGTCTGGCTCACTGGAAGCAGTCATCCTCGGACTGATGAAGAGCCCTGTTCAGTACGACGCCTCAGTCATCAGAGGATCCATCCAG gGTTTAGGAACAGATGAAGACACTTTGATTGAGCTTTTGTGCTCCCGCAGCAACACCGAGCTGATGGAAATTAAGTCAGTCTACAAAGAGT TGTTCAAGAAAGACCTGGAGAAAGACGTGGCTGGTGATACCTCCGGAAACTTTGCCAAGCTGCTTTTGGCTCTCGTGCAG ACCAAGAGAGCTGAACCTTCGGCCATAGTAGACTTTGAGAAAATTGATTCAGATGCCAGA GCTCTTTATGAAGCTGGAGTGAAGAGAAAAGGAACCGACGTGAACACCTGGATCTCCATTATGTCTGAGAGAAGTGTCCCCCACCTGCGAaaag tgtttgAGAGGTACAGGAGTTACAGCCCCTACGACATGCAGGAGAGCATTGTGAAGGAAGTTAAAGGAGACTTGCAAAATGCCTTCCTGGTGCTAG TTCGGTGCATTGAAAACAAGCAGCAGTACTTTGCCACACGACTACAAGAAGCCATGAAG GGTAAAGGAGCCAAGGAGAAGATGTTGACCCGGGTTATCGTGTCCCGCTGCGAGGTGGACCTGAAGAAGATCTGCGCCGAATTCAAGGCCAACTCTGGACAGTCCCTGCAGCAGGCTATCACA GAGCATACCAAGGGAGACTACCAGAAGGCCCTGCTCAGCATCTGTGGACcagagcaataa